A portion of the Jaculus jaculus isolate mJacJac1 chromosome 5, mJacJac1.mat.Y.cur, whole genome shotgun sequence genome contains these proteins:
- the Mib2 gene encoding E3 ubiquitin-protein ligase MIB2 isoform X2, with product MDPDPQAGVQVGMRVVRGVDWKWGQQDGGEGGVGTVVELGRHGSPSTPNRTVVVQWDQGTRTNYRAGYQGAHDLLLYDNAQIGIRHPNIICDCCKKHGLRGMRWKCRVCFDYDLCTQCYMHNKHDLTHAFERYETAHSRPVTLSPRQGLPRIPLRGIFQGAKVVRGPDWEWGSQDGGEGKPGRVVDIRGWDVETGRSVASVTWADGTTNVYRVGHKGKVDLKCVGEAAGGFYYKEHLPRLGKPAELQRRVSADGQPFQRGDKVKCLLDTDILRDMQEGHGGWNPRMAETGTVHRITDRGDVRVQFNHETRWTFHPGALTKHNNFWVGDVVRVIDDLDTVKRLQAGHGEWTDDMAPALGRVGKVVKVFGDGNLRVAVGGQRWTFSPSCLVAYRPEEDANLDVAERARENKSAAPASVASGRQGSPWPALTSALPSGSLSVALDKLRAQKSDPEHPGRLVVEAALGNVARALDLLRRHPEQVDTKNQGRTALQVAAYLGQVELVRLLLQARAGVDLPDEEGNTALHYAALGNQPEATRVLLSAGCGADVRNGTRSTALHVAVQRGFLEVVKTLCERGCDVNLSDAHADTPLHSAISAGAGASSIVEVLTEVPGIDVTATNSQGFTLLHHASLKGHVLAVRKILARARQLVDAKKEDGFTALHLAALNNHREVAQVLIREGRCDVNVRNRKLQTPLHLAVQQAHVGLVPLLVDAGCSVNSEDEEGDTALHVALQRHQLLPLVADRAGGDPGPLQLLSRLQASGLPGSAELTVGAAVACFLALEGADVSYANHRGRSPLDLAAEGRVLKALQGCAQRFRERQAGSSGGGAPGPRHVLSTPNTVTNLQVAGTSGPEAAECLVCSELALLVLFSPCQHRTVCEECARRMKKCIRCQVVISKKLRPDGSEVANAVPVLGPPRQLVEELQSRYRQMEERITCPICIDSHIRLVFQCGHGACALCGAALSVCPICRQPIRDRIQIFV from the exons TCATCTGTGACTGCTGTAAGAAACATGGGCTCCGTGGCATGCGTTGGAAGTGTCGCGTCTGTTTTGACTATGACCTCTGCACACAGTGCTATATGCACAACAAACATGACCTCACCCATGCCTTTGAGCGTTATGAGACGGCTCACTCACGCCC GGTCACACTGAGTCCCCGCCAGGGCCTTCCTCGAATTCCACTAAGGGGCATCTTTCAGGGAGCAAAGGTAGTACGAGGCCCCGACTGGGAGTGGGGCTCACAAGATG gaggggaagggaagccaGGCCGTGTGGTAGACATCCGTGGCTGGGATGTGGAGACAGGCCGGAGTGTGGCCAGCGTGACATGGGCAGATGGGACTACCAACGTGTATCGTGTGGGCCACAAGGGCAAGGTGGATCTCAAGTGTGTCGGCGAGGCAGCTGGTGGCTTCTACTATAAGGAACACCTCCCGAGGCTCG GCAAGCCAGCAGAACTGCAGCGTAGGGTGAGTGCTGATGGCCAGCCTTTCCAGCGTGGGGACAAGGTCAAATGTCTGCTGGACACAGACATCCTAAGGGACATGCAAGAAGGCCACGGTGGATGGAACCCTAGGATGGCAGAG ACGGGCACCGTGCACCGCATCACAGACCGTGGGGACGTGCGTGTGCAGTTCAACCATGAGACCCGCTGGACCTTCCACCCTGGGGCTCTCACCAAG CACAACAACTTCTGGGTGGGCGATGTGGTCCGGGTTATTGATGACCTTGACACCGTGAAGCGATtgcaagctggacatggtgaatGGACAGATGACATGGCCCCT GCCCTGGGTCGAGTGGGGAAAGTTGTGAAGGTGTTTGGAGATGGGAACCTGCGTGTGGCTGTTGGTGGTCAGCGGTGGACCTTTAGCCCCTCCTGCCTGGTGGCTTACCGGCCTGAAGAAGATGCCAACCTGGATGTGGCTGAGCGTGCCAGGGAGAACAAAAGTGCGGCACCAGCCTCGGTGGCCAGTGGGAGGCAGGGAAGCCCCTGGCCAGCACTTACCTCAGCCCTGCCCTCAGGCTCATTGAGCGTGGCCCTGGACAAGCTGCGGGCCCAGAAGAGTGACCCAGAGCACCCGGGGAGGCTGGTGGTGGAGGCCGCACTGGGAAATGTGGCCAGGGCTCTGGACCTGCTGCGGCGGCACCCAGAGCAG GTGGACACCAAAAACCAGGGCCGAACTGCCCTACAGGTGGCTGCCTACTTGGGCCAGGTAGAGCTAGTGCGGCTGCTGCTGCAGGCCAGAGCAGGTGTGGATCTGCCAGATGAGGAGGGCAACACTGCACTCCACTATGCAGCTCTGGG GAACCAGCCTGAGGCCACACGGGTTCTACTGAGCGCAGGGTGTGGGGCAGATGTCCGCAATGGCACCCGAAGCACAGCACTGCATGTGGCTGTGCAGAGGGGTTTCCTGGAAGTGGTAAAGACCCTGTGTGAACGTGGCTGTGATGTCAACCTGTCG GATGCCCATGCTGACACACCCCTGCACTCTGCCATCTCTGCGGGGGCTGGTGCCAGCAGCATCGTTGAAGTCCTCACTGAGGTGCCTGGCATTGATGTCACTGCCACCAACAGCCAGGGCTTCACATTATTGCACCATGCATCCCTCAAGGGCCACGTGCT AGCCGTCAGGAAAATTCTGGCACGGGCACGACAGCTGGTGGATGCCAAAAAGGAGGATGGCTTTACTGCACTGCATCTGGCTGCCCTCAACAACCACCGTGAGGTGGCCCAGGTCCTCATCCGAGAG GGTCGCTGTGACGTGAATGTACGCAACAGGAAGCTCCAGACCCCACTGCATCTGGCTGTGCAGCAGGCCCACGTGGGGCTGGTACCTTTACTGGTGGATGCTGGCTGCAGTGTCAACAGCGAAGATGAGGAGGGAGACACAGCTCTGCATGTGGCACTGCAGCGTCATCAGCTGCTGCCCTTGGTGGCTGACAGGGCTGGGGGGGACCCAGGGCCTTTGCAGCTGCTGTCCAGG CTACAGGCCTCCGGCCTCCCAGGTAGCGCTGAGCTGACGGTGGGAGCAGCTGTAGCCTGTTTCCTGGCGCTGGAGGGCGCAGATGTGAGCTATGCTAACCACCGCGGCCGGAGTCCACTGGATCTGGCTGCTGAGGGCCGAGTGCTCAAGGCCTTGCAGGGCTGTGCCCAGCGCTTTCG GGAGCGACAAGCAGGCAGCAGTGGGGGTGGGGCCCCAGGCCCCAGACATGTGCTCAGCACACCTAACACCGTGACGAACCTGCAAGTGGCTGGCACGTCGGGGCCAGAAGCCGCTGAGTGCCTGGTGTGCTCCGAGCTGGCGCTGCTGGTTCTGTTCTCGCCCTGCCAGCACCGCACAGTGTGTGAGG AGTGTGCACGTCGGATGAAGAAGTGCATCAGGTGCCAGGTGGTCATCAGCAAGAAGCTGCGTCCAG ATGGCTCGGAGGTGGCGAACGCCGTCCCCGTGCTCGGCCCGCCAAGGCAGCTGGTGGAGGAGCTGCAGAGCCGCTATCGGCAGATGGAAGAGCGCATCACCTGCCCCATCTGCATTGACAGCCACATCCGTCTGGTATTCCAGTGCGGCCACGGCGCGTGCGCGCTTTGTGGCGCCGCGCTCAGTGTCTGCCCCATCTGCCGCCAGCCCATCCGCGACCGCATCCAGATCTTTGTGTGA
- the Mib2 gene encoding E3 ubiquitin-protein ligase MIB2 isoform X6, whose amino-acid sequence MDPDPQAGVQVGMRVVRGVDWKWGQQDGGEGGVGTVVELGRHGSPSTPNRTVVVQWDQGTRTNYRAGYQGAHDLLLYDNAQIGIRHPNIICDCCKKHGLRGMRWKCRVCFDYDLCTQCYMHNKHDLTHAFERYETAHSRPVTLSPRQGLPRIPLRGIFQGAKVVRGPDWEWGSQDGGEGKPGRVVDIRGWDVETGRSVASVTWADGTTNVYRVGHKGKVDLKCVGEAAGGFYYKEHLPRLGKPAELQRRVSADGQPFQRGDKVKCLLDTDILRDMQEGHGGWNPRMAEHNNFWVGDVVRVIDDLDTVKRLQAGHGEWTDDMAPALGRVGKVVKVFGDGNLRVAVGGQRWTFSPSCLVAYRPEEDANLDVAERARENKSSLSVALDKLRAQKSDPEHPGRLVVEAALGNVARALDLLRRHPEQVDTKNQGRTALQVAAYLGQVELVRLLLQARAGVDLPDEEGNTALHYAALGNQPEATRVLLSAGCGADVRNGTRSTALHVAVQRGFLEVVKTLCERGCDVNLSDAHADTPLHSAISAGAGASSIVEVLTEVPGIDVTATNSQGFTLLHHASLKGHVLAVRKILARARQLVDAKKEDGFTALHLAALNNHREVAQVLIREGRCDVNVRNRKLQTPLHLAVQQAHVGLVPLLVDAGCSVNSEDEEGDTALHVALQRHQLLPLVADRAGGDPGPLQLLSRLQASGLPGSAELTVGAAVACFLALEGADVSYANHRGRSPLDLAAEGRVLKALQGCAQRFRERQAGSSGGGAPGPRHVLSTPNTVTNLQVAGTSGPEAAECLVCSELALLVLFSPCQHRTVCEECARRMKKCIRCQVVISKKLRPDGSEVANAVPVLGPPRQLVEELQSRYRQMEERITCPICIDSHIRLVFQCGHGACALCGAALSVCPICRQPIRDRIQIFV is encoded by the exons TCATCTGTGACTGCTGTAAGAAACATGGGCTCCGTGGCATGCGTTGGAAGTGTCGCGTCTGTTTTGACTATGACCTCTGCACACAGTGCTATATGCACAACAAACATGACCTCACCCATGCCTTTGAGCGTTATGAGACGGCTCACTCACGCCC GGTCACACTGAGTCCCCGCCAGGGCCTTCCTCGAATTCCACTAAGGGGCATCTTTCAGGGAGCAAAGGTAGTACGAGGCCCCGACTGGGAGTGGGGCTCACAAGATG gaggggaagggaagccaGGCCGTGTGGTAGACATCCGTGGCTGGGATGTGGAGACAGGCCGGAGTGTGGCCAGCGTGACATGGGCAGATGGGACTACCAACGTGTATCGTGTGGGCCACAAGGGCAAGGTGGATCTCAAGTGTGTCGGCGAGGCAGCTGGTGGCTTCTACTATAAGGAACACCTCCCGAGGCTCG GCAAGCCAGCAGAACTGCAGCGTAGGGTGAGTGCTGATGGCCAGCCTTTCCAGCGTGGGGACAAGGTCAAATGTCTGCTGGACACAGACATCCTAAGGGACATGCAAGAAGGCCACGGTGGATGGAACCCTAGGATGGCAGAG CACAACAACTTCTGGGTGGGCGATGTGGTCCGGGTTATTGATGACCTTGACACCGTGAAGCGATtgcaagctggacatggtgaatGGACAGATGACATGGCCCCT GCCCTGGGTCGAGTGGGGAAAGTTGTGAAGGTGTTTGGAGATGGGAACCTGCGTGTGGCTGTTGGTGGTCAGCGGTGGACCTTTAGCCCCTCCTGCCTGGTGGCTTACCGGCCTGAAGAAGATGCCAACCTGGATGTGGCTGAGCGTGCCAGGGAGAACAAAA GCTCATTGAGCGTGGCCCTGGACAAGCTGCGGGCCCAGAAGAGTGACCCAGAGCACCCGGGGAGGCTGGTGGTGGAGGCCGCACTGGGAAATGTGGCCAGGGCTCTGGACCTGCTGCGGCGGCACCCAGAGCAG GTGGACACCAAAAACCAGGGCCGAACTGCCCTACAGGTGGCTGCCTACTTGGGCCAGGTAGAGCTAGTGCGGCTGCTGCTGCAGGCCAGAGCAGGTGTGGATCTGCCAGATGAGGAGGGCAACACTGCACTCCACTATGCAGCTCTGGG GAACCAGCCTGAGGCCACACGGGTTCTACTGAGCGCAGGGTGTGGGGCAGATGTCCGCAATGGCACCCGAAGCACAGCACTGCATGTGGCTGTGCAGAGGGGTTTCCTGGAAGTGGTAAAGACCCTGTGTGAACGTGGCTGTGATGTCAACCTGTCG GATGCCCATGCTGACACACCCCTGCACTCTGCCATCTCTGCGGGGGCTGGTGCCAGCAGCATCGTTGAAGTCCTCACTGAGGTGCCTGGCATTGATGTCACTGCCACCAACAGCCAGGGCTTCACATTATTGCACCATGCATCCCTCAAGGGCCACGTGCT AGCCGTCAGGAAAATTCTGGCACGGGCACGACAGCTGGTGGATGCCAAAAAGGAGGATGGCTTTACTGCACTGCATCTGGCTGCCCTCAACAACCACCGTGAGGTGGCCCAGGTCCTCATCCGAGAG GGTCGCTGTGACGTGAATGTACGCAACAGGAAGCTCCAGACCCCACTGCATCTGGCTGTGCAGCAGGCCCACGTGGGGCTGGTACCTTTACTGGTGGATGCTGGCTGCAGTGTCAACAGCGAAGATGAGGAGGGAGACACAGCTCTGCATGTGGCACTGCAGCGTCATCAGCTGCTGCCCTTGGTGGCTGACAGGGCTGGGGGGGACCCAGGGCCTTTGCAGCTGCTGTCCAGG CTACAGGCCTCCGGCCTCCCAGGTAGCGCTGAGCTGACGGTGGGAGCAGCTGTAGCCTGTTTCCTGGCGCTGGAGGGCGCAGATGTGAGCTATGCTAACCACCGCGGCCGGAGTCCACTGGATCTGGCTGCTGAGGGCCGAGTGCTCAAGGCCTTGCAGGGCTGTGCCCAGCGCTTTCG GGAGCGACAAGCAGGCAGCAGTGGGGGTGGGGCCCCAGGCCCCAGACATGTGCTCAGCACACCTAACACCGTGACGAACCTGCAAGTGGCTGGCACGTCGGGGCCAGAAGCCGCTGAGTGCCTGGTGTGCTCCGAGCTGGCGCTGCTGGTTCTGTTCTCGCCCTGCCAGCACCGCACAGTGTGTGAGG AGTGTGCACGTCGGATGAAGAAGTGCATCAGGTGCCAGGTGGTCATCAGCAAGAAGCTGCGTCCAG ATGGCTCGGAGGTGGCGAACGCCGTCCCCGTGCTCGGCCCGCCAAGGCAGCTGGTGGAGGAGCTGCAGAGCCGCTATCGGCAGATGGAAGAGCGCATCACCTGCCCCATCTGCATTGACAGCCACATCCGTCTGGTATTCCAGTGCGGCCACGGCGCGTGCGCGCTTTGTGGCGCCGCGCTCAGTGTCTGCCCCATCTGCCGCCAGCCCATCCGCGACCGCATCCAGATCTTTGTGTGA
- the Mib2 gene encoding E3 ubiquitin-protein ligase MIB2 isoform X7 — MRWKCRVCFDYDLCTQCYMHNKHDLTHAFERYETAHSRPVTLSPRQGLPRIPLRGIFQGAKVVRGPDWEWGSQDGGEGKPGRVVDIRGWDVETGRSVASVTWADGTTNVYRVGHKGKVDLKCVGEAAGGFYYKEHLPRLGKPAELQRRVSADGQPFQRGDKVKCLLDTDILRDMQEGHGGWNPRMAEFIGQTGTVHRITDRGDVRVQFNHETRWTFHPGALTKHNNFWVGDVVRVIDDLDTVKRLQAGHGEWTDDMAPALGRVGKVVKVFGDGNLRVAVGGQRWTFSPSCLVAYRPEEDANLDVAERARENKSAAPASVASGRQGSPWPALTSALPSGSLSVALDKLRAQKSDPEHPGRLVVEAALGNVARALDLLRRHPEQVDTKNQGRTALQVAAYLGQVELVRLLLQARAGVDLPDEEGNTALHYAALGNQPEATRVLLSAGCGADVRNGTRSTALHVAVQRGFLEVVKTLCERGCDVNLSDAHADTPLHSAISAGAGASSIVEVLTEVPGIDVTATNSQGFTLLHHASLKGHVLAVRKILARARQLVDAKKEDGFTALHLAALNNHREVAQVLIREGRCDVNVRNRKLQTPLHLAVQQAHVGLVPLLVDAGCSVNSEDEEGDTALHVALQRHQLLPLVADRAGGDPGPLQLLSRLQASGLPGSAELTVGAAVACFLALEGADVSYANHRGRSPLDLAAEGRVLKALQGCAQRFRERQAGSSGGGAPGPRHVLSTPNTVTNLQVAGTSGPEAAECLVCSELALLVLFSPCQHRTVCEECARRMKKCIRCQVVISKKLRPDGSEVANAVPVLGPPRQLVEELQSRYRQMEERITCPICIDSHIRLVFQCGHGACALCGAALSVCPICRQPIRDRIQIFV; from the exons ATGCGTTGGAAGTGTCGCGTCTGTTTTGACTATGACCTCTGCACACAGTGCTATATGCACAACAAACATGACCTCACCCATGCCTTTGAGCGTTATGAGACGGCTCACTCACGCCC GGTCACACTGAGTCCCCGCCAGGGCCTTCCTCGAATTCCACTAAGGGGCATCTTTCAGGGAGCAAAGGTAGTACGAGGCCCCGACTGGGAGTGGGGCTCACAAGATG gaggggaagggaagccaGGCCGTGTGGTAGACATCCGTGGCTGGGATGTGGAGACAGGCCGGAGTGTGGCCAGCGTGACATGGGCAGATGGGACTACCAACGTGTATCGTGTGGGCCACAAGGGCAAGGTGGATCTCAAGTGTGTCGGCGAGGCAGCTGGTGGCTTCTACTATAAGGAACACCTCCCGAGGCTCG GCAAGCCAGCAGAACTGCAGCGTAGGGTGAGTGCTGATGGCCAGCCTTTCCAGCGTGGGGACAAGGTCAAATGTCTGCTGGACACAGACATCCTAAGGGACATGCAAGAAGGCCACGGTGGATGGAACCCTAGGATGGCAGAG TTTATCGGACAGACGGGCACCGTGCACCGCATCACAGACCGTGGGGACGTGCGTGTGCAGTTCAACCATGAGACCCGCTGGACCTTCCACCCTGGGGCTCTCACCAAG CACAACAACTTCTGGGTGGGCGATGTGGTCCGGGTTATTGATGACCTTGACACCGTGAAGCGATtgcaagctggacatggtgaatGGACAGATGACATGGCCCCT GCCCTGGGTCGAGTGGGGAAAGTTGTGAAGGTGTTTGGAGATGGGAACCTGCGTGTGGCTGTTGGTGGTCAGCGGTGGACCTTTAGCCCCTCCTGCCTGGTGGCTTACCGGCCTGAAGAAGATGCCAACCTGGATGTGGCTGAGCGTGCCAGGGAGAACAAAAGTGCGGCACCAGCCTCGGTGGCCAGTGGGAGGCAGGGAAGCCCCTGGCCAGCACTTACCTCAGCCCTGCCCTCAGGCTCATTGAGCGTGGCCCTGGACAAGCTGCGGGCCCAGAAGAGTGACCCAGAGCACCCGGGGAGGCTGGTGGTGGAGGCCGCACTGGGAAATGTGGCCAGGGCTCTGGACCTGCTGCGGCGGCACCCAGAGCAG GTGGACACCAAAAACCAGGGCCGAACTGCCCTACAGGTGGCTGCCTACTTGGGCCAGGTAGAGCTAGTGCGGCTGCTGCTGCAGGCCAGAGCAGGTGTGGATCTGCCAGATGAGGAGGGCAACACTGCACTCCACTATGCAGCTCTGGG GAACCAGCCTGAGGCCACACGGGTTCTACTGAGCGCAGGGTGTGGGGCAGATGTCCGCAATGGCACCCGAAGCACAGCACTGCATGTGGCTGTGCAGAGGGGTTTCCTGGAAGTGGTAAAGACCCTGTGTGAACGTGGCTGTGATGTCAACCTGTCG GATGCCCATGCTGACACACCCCTGCACTCTGCCATCTCTGCGGGGGCTGGTGCCAGCAGCATCGTTGAAGTCCTCACTGAGGTGCCTGGCATTGATGTCACTGCCACCAACAGCCAGGGCTTCACATTATTGCACCATGCATCCCTCAAGGGCCACGTGCT AGCCGTCAGGAAAATTCTGGCACGGGCACGACAGCTGGTGGATGCCAAAAAGGAGGATGGCTTTACTGCACTGCATCTGGCTGCCCTCAACAACCACCGTGAGGTGGCCCAGGTCCTCATCCGAGAG GGTCGCTGTGACGTGAATGTACGCAACAGGAAGCTCCAGACCCCACTGCATCTGGCTGTGCAGCAGGCCCACGTGGGGCTGGTACCTTTACTGGTGGATGCTGGCTGCAGTGTCAACAGCGAAGATGAGGAGGGAGACACAGCTCTGCATGTGGCACTGCAGCGTCATCAGCTGCTGCCCTTGGTGGCTGACAGGGCTGGGGGGGACCCAGGGCCTTTGCAGCTGCTGTCCAGG CTACAGGCCTCCGGCCTCCCAGGTAGCGCTGAGCTGACGGTGGGAGCAGCTGTAGCCTGTTTCCTGGCGCTGGAGGGCGCAGATGTGAGCTATGCTAACCACCGCGGCCGGAGTCCACTGGATCTGGCTGCTGAGGGCCGAGTGCTCAAGGCCTTGCAGGGCTGTGCCCAGCGCTTTCG GGAGCGACAAGCAGGCAGCAGTGGGGGTGGGGCCCCAGGCCCCAGACATGTGCTCAGCACACCTAACACCGTGACGAACCTGCAAGTGGCTGGCACGTCGGGGCCAGAAGCCGCTGAGTGCCTGGTGTGCTCCGAGCTGGCGCTGCTGGTTCTGTTCTCGCCCTGCCAGCACCGCACAGTGTGTGAGG AGTGTGCACGTCGGATGAAGAAGTGCATCAGGTGCCAGGTGGTCATCAGCAAGAAGCTGCGTCCAG ATGGCTCGGAGGTGGCGAACGCCGTCCCCGTGCTCGGCCCGCCAAGGCAGCTGGTGGAGGAGCTGCAGAGCCGCTATCGGCAGATGGAAGAGCGCATCACCTGCCCCATCTGCATTGACAGCCACATCCGTCTGGTATTCCAGTGCGGCCACGGCGCGTGCGCGCTTTGTGGCGCCGCGCTCAGTGTCTGCCCCATCTGCCGCCAGCCCATCCGCGACCGCATCCAGATCTTTGTGTGA